Proteins found in one Gardnerella vaginalis ATCC 14018 = JCM 11026 genomic segment:
- a CDS encoding HAD-IIA family hydrolase, with product MQLDERTNFSNSKSALSKNFRLALLDLDGVVYRGGKSVEYAAESIENAQKNGMFIEYTTNNSSRFQEVVASQLESFGLKVEPWQIITSSVVAARMVARYVPRNSNVLVLGADHLIQEVRSAGLNPVKSCKDNPKAVIQGWYPQMTWQEMAQVAFAVEHGAKYFVTNRDLTIPREFGIAPGCGSMIQAVVNATGVEPIASAGKPECAMYDEARLLVAANANHNDEDVKEYAEKDEFGNPVISISRSLAVGDRLDTDIEAGTRGGYESLLVLTGVTNPRMLLEAPKHLRPSFVSKDLRGLNEAHESPKRVDDVTFVCGTSRAQIVCNFIEVNNPNDCNALRAACVLAWCLKDSGKSLEDYILPEFSL from the coding sequence ATGCAACTTGATGAACGAACGAATTTTTCAAATAGTAAATCTGCGTTAAGCAAGAATTTTCGCTTAGCTTTGCTTGACTTAGACGGCGTAGTGTATAGAGGCGGAAAATCCGTTGAATATGCTGCTGAATCAATTGAAAATGCTCAAAAAAATGGCATGTTTATTGAATATACGACTAATAATTCTTCTCGTTTTCAAGAAGTTGTAGCAAGTCAACTAGAAAGTTTCGGCTTAAAAGTAGAGCCGTGGCAGATTATAACTTCTTCTGTTGTTGCAGCAAGAATGGTTGCTCGCTACGTTCCGAGAAATTCTAATGTTTTAGTGCTTGGAGCCGATCATCTCATACAAGAGGTTCGTAGTGCTGGTCTTAATCCAGTAAAGTCTTGTAAAGACAATCCAAAAGCTGTTATCCAAGGCTGGTATCCGCAAATGACTTGGCAAGAAATGGCACAAGTCGCTTTCGCAGTAGAGCATGGAGCTAAGTATTTTGTTACTAATCGCGATTTAACAATTCCACGTGAGTTCGGTATAGCTCCTGGATGCGGTTCTATGATTCAAGCTGTAGTAAATGCAACTGGAGTTGAGCCTATTGCTTCTGCTGGAAAACCCGAGTGCGCAATGTATGACGAAGCGAGATTGTTGGTTGCTGCAAATGCAAATCACAATGATGAAGATGTTAAAGAATATGCAGAAAAAGATGAGTTTGGGAATCCTGTAATAAGTATTTCGCGTTCGCTAGCCGTAGGAGACCGATTGGATACAGACATCGAAGCTGGTACCAGAGGGGGATATGAGTCTCTTCTAGTGCTTACTGGTGTCACCAATCCGCGTATGTTGCTTGAGGCTCCAAAACACTTGCGACCAAGCTTTGTTTCTAAGGATTTAAGAGGACTAAACGAGGCTCATGAGTCTCCAAAGCGTGTTGACGACGTTACATTTGTATGCGGAACTTCTAGAGCACAAATTGTTTGTAATTTTATTGAAGTAAACAATCCTAATGATTGCAACGCTTTGCGTGCTGCTTGTGTGCTCGCTTGGTGTTTAAAGGATAGTGGAAAATCGCTTGAAGACTACATTCTTCCAGAGTTTTCTTTATGA
- a CDS encoding TlyA family rRNA (cytidine-2'-O)-methyltransferase — translation MSDGDDLVQRLDCELVNRGLVKSRTTAQRLIKSGLVKVDNRIVYKSSFLVEKAQEISFDESKKENSCLKYVSRGALKLEGAFSLFEDLGLKVYSNTKALDIGASTGGFCDYLLQNGVNRVIALDVGHGQLHPKIASDPRVIEMSGVNIRDVYAQDLPYKPNLIVSDVSFISLTFVIPVIARIAQNNANIVLLVKPQFEVGKGNLGKGGIVTDKDLRLKALENIKECAKNSGLKVVSTHESPIEGTHGNIEYLLYARFNS, via the coding sequence ATGTCTGACGGAGATGATTTAGTTCAGCGATTAGATTGTGAACTTGTAAATCGCGGATTAGTGAAAAGTAGAACGACAGCTCAGCGTTTAATTAAGTCTGGGTTAGTAAAAGTAGATAATCGAATTGTTTATAAATCATCATTTTTAGTGGAAAAAGCGCAAGAAATAAGTTTTGATGAATCAAAAAAAGAAAATTCTTGTCTTAAATATGTTTCTAGAGGAGCACTCAAATTAGAAGGTGCGTTCTCTTTATTTGAAGATTTAGGATTAAAAGTTTATTCAAATACTAAAGCGCTAGATATTGGTGCTTCAACTGGCGGTTTTTGCGATTATTTGTTGCAAAATGGCGTTAATCGCGTTATTGCTTTAGACGTTGGACACGGTCAATTGCACCCAAAGATCGCAAGCGATCCGCGCGTTATCGAAATGAGTGGCGTAAATATTAGAGATGTTTACGCGCAAGATCTGCCTTACAAGCCTAATCTTATAGTCTCAGATGTTTCTTTTATATCTCTTACTTTTGTTATTCCAGTAATCGCGCGTATTGCGCAAAACAACGCGAATATTGTTCTTCTTGTAAAGCCACAATTTGAAGTTGGTAAAGGAAATCTTGGAAAAGGCGGAATTGTAACAGATAAAGACCTAAGACTTAAAGCATTAGAAAATATTAAAGAATGCGCTAAAAATAGTGGTTTAAAAGTTGTTTCAACTCATGAATCTCCTATAGAAGGAACTCATGGAAATATTGAATATCTTCTTTATGCGCGATTTAATAGTTAA
- the tyrS gene encoding tyrosine--tRNA ligase: MAQVRNYKEAGFASLFEELKWRGLISQSTDEQQLAQALDGEPLTYYCGYDPTAASLHIGNLVQLINMRHLQAAGHHPIALVGGATGLIGDPRQSGERTLNSKDIVAGWAERLRKQIGRILPLDGENPVRFVSNYDWVSKMSAIDFLRDVGKNFRVGTMLSKDIVARRLNSDEGISFAEFSYQVLQGNDFLYLFDNYNVTLQLGGSDQWGNLTSGMDLIRKVRGASVHVFTSPIITDNQGRKFGKSEGNAMWLDPTMLSPYRFYQFWFNQPDDEVVKLLKAFTFLPKSEIERLNKQIQEDPGSREAQRVLAWEVTSFVHGEDVTNQAIAASSALFGKGDLDAIDEQTLEAALDGVKVKAQDGSLEFAKANSGDRVVEAAVAAGLFRTISEARRAIEAGGLYVNNNRVDSVDDILNDNSFLHGRFALIRRGKKAIGAVERA, translated from the coding sequence ATGGCTCAGGTCAGGAATTACAAGGAAGCTGGATTTGCTTCCTTGTTTGAAGAGCTAAAGTGGCGTGGATTAATTTCACAATCTACTGATGAGCAGCAGCTTGCTCAAGCGCTTGACGGAGAACCATTAACGTATTATTGCGGTTACGATCCTACTGCTGCTTCATTGCATATTGGTAATCTTGTTCAGCTTATTAATATGCGTCATTTGCAAGCTGCAGGTCATCATCCTATTGCGTTAGTTGGTGGTGCTACTGGTTTGATTGGTGATCCTCGTCAAAGTGGCGAACGCACGCTTAATTCTAAAGATATTGTGGCTGGTTGGGCAGAGCGCTTACGCAAGCAGATTGGCAGAATTTTGCCTCTTGATGGAGAGAATCCTGTTCGTTTTGTTAGCAATTACGACTGGGTTTCTAAGATGTCTGCTATTGACTTTTTGCGTGATGTTGGTAAGAACTTCCGTGTTGGCACAATGCTTTCTAAGGATATTGTGGCTCGCCGCTTAAACTCCGACGAAGGCATTTCTTTTGCTGAGTTCAGCTATCAGGTTTTGCAAGGAAACGACTTCTTGTACTTGTTTGATAATTACAACGTGACTTTGCAACTTGGCGGTTCGGATCAGTGGGGTAATTTGACTTCTGGCATGGACTTGATTCGTAAGGTTCGCGGAGCTTCTGTGCACGTGTTTACAAGCCCGATTATTACGGATAATCAAGGTCGTAAGTTTGGCAAATCGGAGGGTAACGCAATGTGGCTTGATCCTACAATGCTTAGCCCTTATCGCTTCTATCAATTCTGGTTTAATCAGCCAGACGATGAAGTTGTTAAGCTTCTTAAAGCTTTTACGTTCTTGCCTAAGAGTGAGATTGAGCGTTTGAACAAGCAAATTCAAGAAGACCCAGGAAGTCGTGAAGCTCAGCGTGTTCTCGCTTGGGAAGTTACGAGCTTTGTTCATGGTGAAGATGTTACGAATCAGGCTATTGCTGCTTCTTCGGCATTGTTTGGTAAGGGTGATTTAGACGCTATTGATGAGCAAACTCTTGAAGCTGCCTTGGATGGTGTTAAGGTTAAGGCGCAGGATGGTAGTTTAGAATTTGCTAAAGCAAATAGTGGTGATCGCGTTGTTGAAGCTGCTGTTGCTGCTGGATTGTTCCGCACAATTTCTGAAGCTCGTCGTGCTATTGAAGCCGGTGGTTTGTACGTTAACAATAATCGAGTAGACAGTGTCGATGACATTTTGAATGATAATTCATTCTTACATGGTCGTTTTGCTTTGATTCGTAGGGGCAAGAAGGCTATTGGCGCTGTTGAGCGTGCTTAG
- the argH gene encoding argininosuccinate lyase, which translates to MHDANADANVNANHPIALWGGRFSSGPSAELAKLSKSTQFDWRLADDDIAGSRAHAHALHRAGLLTNQEYEDLQKALDELQNRVDNGTFTPIEEDEDEATALERGLLDIAGSELGGKLRAGRSRNDQIAALIRMFLRRHSRVLATLVLDVCNALVAQSLAAKDSVMPGRTHMQHAQPILLAHQLMAHVWPLLRDVNRLADWDSRANESPYGAGALAGNTLGLDPEEVSKELGFSAVCANSIDATASRDIVAEFSFIAAMIGVDISRLSEEIIIWNTQEFAFVTLDDAYSTGSSIMPQKKNPDIAELARGKAGRLIGDLTGLMATLKGLPTAYARDLQEDKEAVFDQIDTLEVLLPAFAGMVRTMRFNIARLREQSATGFALATDIAEWLVKQGVPFRNAHKLSGLCVKRAEELGGDLDVLSDDDFANILNDFVDRADIENLKLVLSSDGSVASRCGKGGTAFVRVKEQITQAQLAIDEYKKFSESVSDGTAYKSVALCCQN; encoded by the coding sequence ATGCACGATGCAAATGCCGATGCAAATGTCAACGCAAACCATCCAATAGCCTTGTGGGGCGGACGTTTTAGCTCAGGACCTTCCGCAGAGCTTGCAAAGCTTAGCAAATCAACTCAATTTGATTGGCGATTAGCGGATGATGATATTGCAGGATCTCGCGCTCATGCGCATGCGTTGCATCGTGCAGGTTTATTAACAAATCAAGAATACGAGGATCTTCAAAAAGCTCTAGACGAGTTGCAAAATCGCGTGGATAATGGCACTTTTACGCCAATTGAAGAAGACGAGGATGAGGCAACTGCATTAGAGCGCGGTTTGCTTGATATTGCAGGAAGCGAACTTGGCGGAAAACTTAGAGCTGGACGCTCTAGAAACGACCAAATCGCAGCTTTAATACGCATGTTTTTGCGCAGACACTCGCGCGTTTTGGCTACTCTCGTGTTAGATGTTTGTAATGCTTTAGTTGCTCAATCTTTAGCTGCAAAAGATTCTGTAATGCCTGGTCGTACTCATATGCAGCATGCTCAACCTATTTTGCTTGCACACCAGCTAATGGCTCATGTTTGGCCGCTTTTGCGAGATGTAAATCGCCTTGCGGACTGGGATTCGCGCGCAAACGAAAGCCCGTATGGGGCAGGGGCATTGGCTGGCAACACTCTTGGACTAGATCCCGAAGAAGTTTCTAAAGAACTTGGTTTTTCTGCTGTTTGCGCGAATTCTATTGATGCTACAGCAAGTAGAGATATTGTTGCGGAGTTTTCATTTATTGCAGCCATGATTGGCGTTGATATTTCTCGCTTAAGCGAAGAGATTATTATATGGAATACTCAAGAATTTGCGTTCGTAACTTTAGACGATGCTTATTCTACTGGATCTTCTATTATGCCTCAAAAGAAGAATCCAGATATTGCGGAGCTTGCTAGAGGAAAAGCAGGACGATTAATCGGAGATTTAACTGGATTAATGGCCACTCTTAAAGGTCTTCCTACTGCTTATGCAAGAGATTTGCAAGAAGATAAAGAGGCAGTTTTTGACCAAATTGACACTCTAGAAGTTCTGCTTCCAGCATTCGCAGGGATGGTTAGAACAATGCGATTTAATATTGCTAGGTTGCGTGAACAGTCTGCTACTGGTTTTGCCTTAGCTACAGATATTGCAGAATGGCTTGTAAAACAAGGTGTTCCATTTAGAAATGCGCATAAGTTATCAGGATTATGCGTAAAACGTGCTGAAGAACTTGGTGGGGATTTAGACGTTTTAAGTGATGATGATTTTGCTAATATTCTGAATGATTTTGTAGATCGAGCCGATATTGAGAATCTTAAACTTGTTCTTTCTAGTGATGGATCAGTAGCTTCTAGATGTGGAAAAGGTGGAACGGCTTTTGTTCGCGTAAAAGAACAAATTACTCAAGCTCAGCTTGCGATTGATGAGTATAAGAAATTTTCTGAATCTGTAAGTGATGGAACTGCTTATAAGAGTGTCGCCCTGTGCTGCCAAAATTGA
- a CDS encoding tetratricopeptide repeat protein, giving the protein MGEERGSRSGKSFGNRGHFSRQNGGKNGGNGEHRGGFHKGGFHKDGGRKFNHRDGERRFEHNDRRYDDHKNGRRDDFERDSGSSEGLRRNGFHKGGFNKSGFKKDNDRRFNHRDNDHRFNRDDRDNRSDRRFDRKDNHETRRNRGFDAKSEENGNPRYKKFDRDNRGERNDRRFEDNRGGFHKGDFKKNDSRKRDSKSSFRFENGPRRNSDGTVSYPSQNPYTDRRPGEPKMPRGLEYSMLSKESRERLRGLSKEHSENIGLHILAAYALQEEDPELALEHAKWAAKQASRIDFSRETLGFIAYRQGDYKLAAREFRTAMRMNGYMDYLPFIADCERGMGNLDKALEICMSDEARRVTGEVKAEMFLVYAGVLADTNHSDKAIELVHAMGRSKGLPGEYRMRAVQAEQYFLEEAGRSDEAIELDSLLDRLEEQYADIEDEENPEDVVIDYDLEHLNDAIMDEVGISEDDAQFAPDDDSDDSDDSDDSDDDSGEDSDDSDDDSQIADNTETIEMSAVKSEEE; this is encoded by the coding sequence ATGGGCGAAGAACGCGGATCGCGTAGTGGTAAGTCGTTTGGTAATCGTGGCCATTTTAGCCGTCAAAATGGCGGTAAAAATGGTGGAAACGGCGAGCATCGTGGCGGATTCCATAAGGGTGGATTCCACAAAGATGGTGGCAGAAAGTTTAATCACCGTGATGGCGAACGTAGATTTGAGCACAATGATCGCAGATATGATGATCATAAGAACGGTCGTCGTGACGATTTTGAGCGTGATTCTGGTAGTTCAGAAGGTTTAAGACGCAATGGATTCCACAAAGGTGGATTCAATAAGAGCGGTTTTAAGAAGGATAACGATCGTAGGTTTAACCATCGTGATAATGATCATAGGTTCAACCGTGATGATCGTGATAACCGCAGTGATCGCAGATTCGATAGAAAAGATAATCACGAAACTCGCAGAAATCGTGGTTTTGATGCCAAGTCGGAAGAAAATGGCAATCCAAGGTACAAGAAGTTTGATCGTGATAATCGTGGCGAGCGCAATGATCGCCGCTTTGAAGATAATCGAGGTGGCTTCCACAAGGGTGATTTTAAGAAGAATGATTCTAGAAAGCGCGATTCAAAGTCGTCTTTCCGCTTTGAAAATGGTCCTCGTAGAAACTCGGATGGAACTGTTTCTTACCCATCTCAAAATCCTTATACTGATAGGCGTCCAGGCGAACCTAAGATGCCTAGGGGCTTAGAGTATTCCATGCTTTCTAAAGAATCTCGTGAGCGTTTGCGCGGTCTTTCTAAGGAACATTCTGAAAATATTGGTTTGCATATTCTCGCAGCTTATGCTTTGCAAGAAGAAGATCCAGAGCTTGCATTGGAACATGCAAAGTGGGCTGCAAAGCAGGCATCGCGTATTGATTTTTCGCGCGAAACATTAGGATTTATTGCATACCGTCAGGGTGATTACAAGCTTGCTGCGCGCGAGTTTAGAACAGCTATGCGGATGAATGGCTACATGGATTATCTTCCATTTATTGCCGATTGCGAGCGCGGTATGGGCAACCTTGATAAGGCTTTGGAAATCTGCATGTCGGATGAAGCTAGAAGGGTTACTGGCGAAGTCAAGGCAGAAATGTTCCTTGTGTACGCAGGTGTTTTGGCAGATACAAACCATTCGGATAAGGCTATTGAGCTTGTTCACGCAATGGGTAGGTCTAAGGGTTTGCCTGGCGAGTATAGAATGCGTGCAGTTCAAGCGGAACAGTACTTCCTAGAGGAGGCTGGGCGAAGTGATGAGGCTATTGAGCTTGACTCTTTGCTTGATCGCTTAGAAGAGCAATACGCAGATATTGAAGACGAAGAAAATCCAGAAGATGTTGTGATTGACTACGATTTGGAACATCTTAATGACGCGATTATGGACGAAGTTGGCATTAGTGAAGATGATGCGCAATTTGCTCCAGATGATGACTCGGATGATTCAGACGATTCGGATGATTCAGACGATGATTCGGGCGAAGATTCAGACGATTCAGACGATGATTCACAAATCGCAGACAATACTGAAACTATAGAGATGAGTGCAGTTAAGTCTGAAGAGGAATAG
- the recN gene encoding DNA repair protein RecN: MLEELEIRNLGPISHAVITPSYGMTAITGETGAGKSMLLSAIRLISGGKADSSRIASFASESWAQGVFSVSKSGIVSNLLQESGIDVEESEGDDSKIDVYVSRTVPKSGRSRAVVSGCSVPKTLLDKICSQTITIHGQSDQLRIATSAKQREFLDSISCDSKELQEYSVAFKEWQDSVESYNRLINQESSSRQRADYLRESLEKIRQIDPKRNEDEELKAKRDRIENAAQIVGAISEAISSLDASQIDYGAIDSVDALHLVDNASKAIRSIRVDGDYSAIANQLDDISSQISDIVMQLAQQLDVDESQEDLDAINNRIHDLSDLTRRWGPQIDDVLEWAKKAQFELEDLDDSPEAIDRAKKACDKYYSNAKNLADKLYDLRKSAAEKFSFEVSKELESLAMQDAQLLIKVNRRKVDETGVVDLDSHGLDNVEFLFKPFPSSDYLPMGSSASGGELSRLMLAMELVAAKFNNSDSHSMTFIFDEVDAGVGGVAAVELGKRLAQLAKSSQVIVVTHLAQVASFADVQFVVRKSFSDSSVSGDSSNDFDSSLVVDTTVTKLDDSQREQEIARMLSGSQSQASLEHARELLKTSKI; encoded by the coding sequence TTGCTTGAAGAATTAGAAATTCGTAATTTAGGACCAATCTCTCACGCGGTTATTACTCCCTCATATGGAATGACTGCTATTACTGGAGAAACAGGGGCTGGAAAATCTATGCTTCTAAGCGCTATAAGACTTATATCTGGAGGAAAAGCTGATTCTTCTAGAATTGCATCTTTTGCGTCAGAATCATGGGCGCAAGGCGTTTTTTCTGTTTCAAAGTCAGGAATTGTTTCTAATCTTTTGCAAGAATCTGGGATAGATGTTGAAGAATCTGAAGGCGATGATTCTAAAATAGATGTTTATGTATCTCGTACTGTTCCAAAATCTGGTAGGTCTAGGGCGGTAGTATCTGGTTGTTCTGTTCCTAAGACTTTGCTGGATAAAATTTGTTCGCAAACAATAACAATTCATGGGCAAAGTGATCAGTTGCGTATAGCAACAAGTGCAAAACAGCGTGAGTTCTTGGACTCAATTTCTTGTGATTCAAAAGAATTACAAGAATATTCTGTGGCATTTAAAGAATGGCAGGATTCTGTTGAATCTTATAACAGGCTTATAAATCAAGAATCTTCTTCTAGGCAGCGTGCAGATTATTTGCGAGAATCGCTAGAAAAAATTCGCCAAATCGATCCAAAACGGAATGAAGATGAAGAGCTTAAAGCTAAAAGAGATCGCATAGAAAACGCTGCTCAAATCGTTGGAGCTATTAGCGAAGCAATTTCTTCGTTAGACGCAAGTCAAATTGACTACGGCGCAATAGATTCCGTTGACGCATTACATTTGGTTGACAATGCATCTAAGGCAATTCGCTCGATTCGAGTTGATGGAGATTATAGCGCGATTGCAAATCAACTTGACGATATTTCTTCCCAAATTTCCGACATTGTTATGCAGCTCGCTCAGCAATTAGATGTTGATGAGAGTCAGGAAGATTTAGACGCTATTAACAATCGTATTCACGATTTAAGCGATTTAACACGCAGATGGGGTCCACAGATCGACGATGTTTTAGAGTGGGCTAAAAAGGCGCAATTTGAGCTTGAAGATTTGGATGATTCACCTGAGGCTATTGATCGCGCTAAAAAAGCTTGTGATAAGTATTATTCTAATGCCAAAAATTTAGCAGATAAACTTTATGATTTGCGCAAAAGTGCAGCAGAAAAGTTTAGTTTTGAAGTTAGTAAAGAGCTTGAATCTTTGGCTATGCAAGATGCTCAGCTTTTAATCAAAGTTAATAGGCGTAAAGTAGATGAAACTGGAGTAGTTGACTTAGATTCTCATGGTTTAGACAATGTTGAGTTTCTTTTTAAGCCTTTCCCGTCGTCTGATTATTTGCCAATGGGTAGCAGTGCTTCAGGTGGAGAGTTAAGTAGACTTATGTTAGCTATGGAGTTGGTTGCGGCAAAATTCAATAACAGCGACTCTCATTCTATGACTTTTATTTTCGACGAGGTTGATGCGGGAGTTGGAGGAGTTGCAGCAGTGGAATTAGGCAAACGCTTAGCTCAACTTGCTAAAAGTTCTCAGGTGATTGTTGTAACGCATTTGGCTCAAGTTGCTTCTTTTGCTGATGTTCAATTTGTGGTTAGAAAAAGTTTTAGTGATTCATCGGTTTCTGGTGATTCTTCTAATGATTTTGACTCTTCATTAGTCGTAGATACTACTGTTACTAAGTTGGATGATTCACAGCGTGAGCAGGAAATAGCTAGAATGCTTTCTGGAAGTCAGTCGCAAGCTTCTTTAGAGCATGCTAGAGAATTGTTAAAAACAAGCAAAATTTAA
- a CDS encoding NAD kinase, translating into MPELLVDDDASYARRALVVTHARLDSHSAVVNQVTTQLSSAGFHVDVFHSAAVSDFAQKTAHVIDENTEIVVVLGGDGTMLQAAELVHCTPVPIIGINLGHVGFLAEFESFQIDEAIRRIAQKDYFLEHRMEAHVDVWLPGASEPLSDWALNDITLDRADRGRMVELSIRVDNVEMSSFGCDGVIVSTPTGSTAYAFSAGGPIMWPNVEALQLVPLAAHALFSRPLIIGAGSTFTIDILEDSASGGWICCDGRRQRALPQGSRIQIRQSKDELFLARLSGVPFTQRLVTKFDLPVVGWRENRRKKSSKPKEYEANLHNETDRNYEDVPNVSNNYHNPNSLNS; encoded by the coding sequence ATGCCAGAACTTTTAGTAGATGATGATGCTTCTTATGCTCGTCGCGCTCTGGTAGTTACGCATGCGCGTCTTGATAGTCACAGTGCCGTTGTAAATCAAGTTACCACGCAGCTTAGTAGTGCTGGTTTTCATGTGGATGTGTTTCATAGTGCTGCCGTATCTGATTTTGCGCAAAAAACAGCACATGTTATTGATGAAAACACAGAGATTGTTGTTGTGCTTGGTGGAGATGGCACAATGCTTCAAGCTGCAGAATTGGTGCATTGCACTCCTGTTCCAATCATAGGTATAAATCTTGGTCATGTTGGATTTTTGGCGGAATTTGAAAGCTTCCAAATAGATGAGGCTATTAGAAGAATTGCTCAAAAAGATTACTTTTTAGAGCATAGAATGGAAGCTCATGTAGACGTTTGGCTTCCTGGAGCGAGTGAGCCTTTAAGCGATTGGGCGCTTAACGATATTACTTTAGATAGGGCAGATCGCGGTAGAATGGTGGAGCTTTCGATTCGCGTTGATAATGTTGAAATGTCGTCTTTTGGCTGCGATGGTGTTATTGTTTCTACTCCTACTGGATCCACAGCTTACGCATTTTCGGCAGGAGGTCCAATCATGTGGCCAAACGTCGAGGCTTTGCAACTGGTTCCTTTGGCTGCACACGCGCTTTTTTCTAGACCATTGATTATCGGAGCAGGTTCAACTTTTACTATTGATATTTTGGAAGATTCAGCTTCTGGTGGTTGGATTTGTTGTGATGGTAGGCGTCAAAGGGCTTTACCGCAAGGCTCTAGGATTCAAATTCGTCAGTCCAAAGATGAGCTGTTTTTAGCGCGTCTTTCTGGTGTTCCATTTACGCAAAGATTAGTTACTAAGTTTGATTTGCCTGTAGTTGGTTGGCGCGAAAATCGTCGTAAAAAGTCTTCCAAACCTAAGGAATATGAGGCTAATCTGCATAATGAAACCGATAGGAATTATGAAGATGTTCCAAATGTCTCAAATAACTACCATAACCCTAATAGCTTAAACTCGTAG